One part of the Myxococcales bacterium genome encodes these proteins:
- a CDS encoding N,N-dimethylformamidase: MKKILGYSKTWGIAPGETLDVKVSTYGPKRYHADLIRVICGDDDPRHDIYREEEIEAAFSGEYPGRLQPIDAGSYAVVPNAPELSALESFTVQAWIWPTTPHKGEQALITRWQEDPALGFALFIDEAGALAIKLGDGCGKKVEISTGEPLAMRRWYLVSGSYDALKGELNVCQEPINVDHENHIVASTTSSVDLGACVESNLPLMFAALPATLSTGKPGSKCHYNGKIDRPRLTAGVLSSAERSAMAEDAQPHEQNNRVIGAWDFSRDIGGGALTDVGPNGLHGNTVNLPSRGCKGYNWSGKEQNWRHAPQEYGAIHFHDDDLYDAGWDTDFEYTVPDDLPSGVYAVRLKAEDDESYVTFFVRPPRGTTTSKLAFLASTVTYMAYANYHWLFHERFCEVTEAGWTTLEKGDVFLQEHNEFGLSTYDTHSDGSGVRYASRLRPVLNMSPKTHLWGFNADTHIMGWLENQGIEYDVITDEDLHEEGAALLDGYQAVLTGTHPEYYTTPMWDGMRAYLAREGRLVYLGGNGFIWRCALSSDMPGMLELRRPEDGIRYRDEEPGEYYLEFTGEYGGLWRRLGMAPQALVGVGTVAVGFDASGYYKRKEASFDPRVRFMFEGIGEDEVIGNFGIGGDGASGGEIDATNTMLGTPSHTLVVASSEGHSQNTYLVPDETGFHHSAMDGIQNPDIRADMTFFETPGGGAVFSVGSIAWSASLSHHKYDNNVSRITENVVRRFLKDDPFSMPD, encoded by the coding sequence ATGAAGAAAATTTTGGGATACTCGAAAACCTGGGGCATCGCACCGGGCGAGACGCTCGACGTCAAGGTGAGCACATACGGGCCCAAGCGCTATCACGCCGATCTCATCCGGGTCATTTGCGGCGATGACGACCCCAGGCATGATATTTATCGTGAAGAAGAGATCGAGGCAGCCTTCAGTGGTGAATATCCTGGACGGTTGCAGCCCATCGACGCGGGTTCTTATGCGGTGGTGCCCAATGCACCGGAACTCTCCGCCCTCGAAAGTTTCACAGTTCAGGCGTGGATATGGCCGACGACACCCCATAAGGGAGAGCAAGCTCTGATTACCCGCTGGCAGGAGGATCCGGCTCTCGGGTTTGCTCTATTCATCGATGAAGCTGGTGCGCTTGCGATCAAGCTAGGGGATGGTTGCGGCAAGAAGGTTGAAATCAGCACCGGCGAGCCATTGGCCATGCGGCGCTGGTATCTGGTGAGCGGATCGTATGATGCGCTGAAGGGCGAACTCAACGTCTGCCAGGAACCCATCAATGTCGACCATGAAAATCACATCGTTGCCAGTACAACGAGTTCAGTGGATCTGGGCGCTTGTGTCGAGTCGAATTTACCGCTCATGTTTGCGGCCTTGCCCGCGACGTTATCGACGGGGAAGCCAGGATCGAAATGTCATTACAATGGCAAGATCGACCGGCCGCGTTTGACTGCAGGAGTACTGTCTTCGGCGGAACGTTCAGCGATGGCCGAGGACGCCCAACCCCATGAACAAAACAACCGAGTGATTGGAGCTTGGGATTTCTCACGCGATATTGGCGGTGGCGCACTCACCGATGTGGGTCCCAACGGGCTTCACGGAAATACGGTCAATCTGCCTTCACGCGGTTGCAAAGGTTACAACTGGAGCGGTAAAGAGCAGAACTGGCGACATGCACCGCAGGAATATGGCGCCATTCATTTCCACGACGATGACCTTTATGACGCCGGGTGGGACACAGATTTCGAGTACACCGTACCCGATGATCTGCCAAGTGGTGTGTATGCGGTGCGTCTCAAAGCCGAAGACGACGAATCGTACGTGACCTTCTTCGTGCGACCCCCTCGAGGTACCACTACCTCGAAACTCGCCTTCTTGGCTTCGACAGTCACCTACATGGCGTATGCGAATTATCACTGGCTATTCCATGAACGCTTTTGCGAGGTTACAGAGGCTGGTTGGACCACATTGGAGAAAGGCGACGTCTTTCTGCAGGAGCACAACGAGTTCGGTTTATCGACCTACGACACTCATTCCGACGGAAGCGGCGTGCGCTATGCGTCGAGGTTGCGTCCCGTGCTCAATATGTCACCCAAGACACACCTGTGGGGTTTCAATGCCGATACCCACATCATGGGTTGGCTGGAAAATCAAGGCATTGAATACGATGTGATCACCGATGAGGACCTTCACGAGGAAGGTGCCGCGTTGCTGGATGGATACCAGGCCGTGCTGACGGGCACCCATCCCGAATATTACACCACACCCATGTGGGACGGGATGCGGGCGTATCTCGCACGAGAGGGTCGCCTGGTCTATCTCGGCGGCAATGGATTCATCTGGCGCTGCGCTCTTTCATCCGACATGCCCGGCATGCTCGAGCTGCGCCGGCCGGAAGACGGCATTCGATACCGCGACGAGGAACCCGGTGAATACTATCTGGAGTTCACCGGAGAGTACGGTGGCTTGTGGCGACGCCTCGGTATGGCACCCCAGGCTTTGGTTGGCGTAGGCACGGTCGCCGTCGGATTTGATGCTTCCGGTTATTACAAGCGTAAGGAAGCGAGCTTCGATCCTCGGGTCCGCTTCATGTTCGAGGGCATCGGTGAGGACGAAGTGATCGGCAACTTTGGCATTGGCGGCGATGGTGCCAGCGGTGGAGAAATTGATGCGACAAACACCATGCTGGGAACCCCCTCGCATACTCTGGTGGTTGCCAGTTCCGAAGGCCATTCGCAAAACACCTATCTGGTGCCCGACGAAACAGGCTTTCACCACAGCGCCATGGACGGCATTCAGAACCCGGACATTCGGGCTGATATGACGTTTTTTGAAACGCCCGGAGGCGGTGCCGTGTTCTCTGTCGGATCGATCGCCTGGAGCGCGAGCCTCTCCCATCACAAATACGACAACAACGTATCGAGAATTACGGAGAACGTGGTTCGACGTTTCCTGAAAGACGATCCCTTTTCCATGCCCGACTGA
- a CDS encoding sulfatase-like hydrolase/transferase has translation MEQKAPAQQNIVVILIDTLRPDHLGFNGHHRETAPYLASLAERSVVFSHAVSTSTWTAPSTASLFTALHPLRHGVHIGVVAHHKRVVLDEAAGVMKLQINRLPESIATLPELFRDLGYRTFGIAANPNIGSSIGFDRFKLLEGRSLSVEEARKAGRTRKPFRWANGEELYKELSSWQADIKRGPEPFFLYIHINDVHDPCKKHAGFYREPTGEDYGRALYDSGIGYVDEILSRVHRDLDVLLDPQKVEALRVLGYGD, from the coding sequence GTGGAGCAGAAGGCCCCGGCCCAACAGAACATCGTCGTCATCTTGATCGATACGCTTCGTCCGGATCACCTCGGTTTCAACGGCCATCATCGCGAAACGGCACCCTATCTCGCGTCGCTCGCCGAGCGCTCCGTGGTCTTCAGCCATGCGGTCTCGACCTCTACCTGGACCGCGCCTTCGACCGCGTCACTCTTTACGGCGCTGCACCCCCTGCGACACGGTGTGCATATCGGCGTCGTGGCCCATCACAAGCGGGTCGTGCTGGACGAAGCGGCCGGGGTCATGAAGCTCCAGATCAACCGCTTGCCGGAGTCGATCGCGACGCTCCCTGAACTCTTTCGCGATCTCGGTTATCGCACCTTTGGTATCGCGGCGAACCCCAATATCGGTTCGAGTATCGGCTTCGATCGCTTCAAGCTACTAGAGGGTCGCTCACTCAGTGTCGAGGAAGCCCGCAAGGCGGGCCGCACCCGGAAGCCCTTTCGTTGGGCCAATGGAGAGGAACTCTACAAAGAACTCTCGAGCTGGCAGGCCGACATCAAGCGCGGCCCGGAACCGTTCTTCCTCTACATCCATATCAACGACGTTCACGATCCCTGCAAAAAGCACGCTGGCTTCTATCGCGAGCCGACCGGTGAAGATTACGGTCGCGCCCTCTACGACAGCGGGATCGGCTACGTGGACGAGATTCTTTCGCGCGTACACCGCGATCTCGATGTTCTGCTCGATCCGCAGAAGGTCGAGGCGCTGCGTGTCCTCGGGTACGGAGACTAG
- a CDS encoding SGNH/GDSL hydrolase family protein: MTAPDSPSKKSHAGSLVSGLVSTVSFVLIVLVLLEGLSRLFLDPVPEVRVAARVIPKSTEPISLELEGVPDRGGLYQRTRSGLRLRPQTHAVLKNERLSGLTIDIRTNSLGYRGPEIDAREGTRILFLGDSITFANYLPEEETFVHLTRVLGAAKGHSWNTINAGVGTISLGNELAILKETGISVEPDVVVLAFYLNDFHESPGIFVARIPKAIAWSRVVQHVARIHSQNAKSSKEKKSRFIAQVREDLARQLNPAPGNWRINPRAFDALILKNARDWGGAWSDAAWTSMVPLFEELKRLSDEHGFQLAIVAFPVRYQVLSEFSNDWPQQQLAKIAKSLDVPLLDLLPSQRRAKGALYYDHCHHSPRGARLAAVEITEFLATQVLNDEP; encoded by the coding sequence ATGACGGCGCCGGATTCCCCTTCAAAGAAGTCGCACGCCGGCTCTCTTGTATCCGGCCTGGTTTCGACCGTCAGCTTCGTGCTGATCGTCTTGGTTCTACTCGAAGGCCTCTCGCGACTCTTTCTGGACCCGGTACCCGAAGTGCGCGTCGCGGCGCGAGTCATCCCCAAGAGCACGGAACCCATTTCTCTTGAACTCGAAGGCGTTCCAGACCGAGGGGGGCTTTACCAGCGAACTCGCTCGGGCTTGCGGCTACGGCCCCAGACCCACGCGGTCTTGAAGAACGAGCGGCTCAGCGGTCTTACCATCGATATACGAACCAATTCACTGGGCTATCGCGGGCCGGAGATCGATGCGCGGGAAGGCACGCGGATTCTCTTTCTAGGAGACTCGATCACCTTCGCCAACTACTTGCCCGAAGAAGAAACTTTCGTGCACCTGACCCGGGTTTTGGGTGCGGCGAAGGGTCACTCCTGGAACACCATCAATGCAGGGGTGGGTACGATCAGCCTGGGCAACGAACTTGCGATTCTCAAGGAAACGGGAATCTCCGTCGAGCCCGATGTCGTGGTGCTGGCATTTTATCTCAATGACTTTCACGAGTCGCCGGGAATATTTGTCGCGAGAATTCCCAAGGCCATCGCTTGGAGCAGGGTGGTTCAGCACGTTGCACGGATCCACAGCCAGAACGCGAAATCGTCCAAGGAGAAGAAGTCGAGATTCATCGCGCAGGTGCGGGAGGATCTCGCGCGTCAACTGAATCCCGCCCCTGGAAACTGGCGCATAAACCCGCGAGCCTTTGATGCATTGATTCTCAAGAATGCTCGCGATTGGGGAGGCGCCTGGTCGGACGCAGCGTGGACCTCAATGGTGCCGCTCTTCGAAGAGTTGAAGCGACTCTCGGACGAGCACGGCTTTCAGTTGGCCATCGTTGCGTTTCCCGTCCGCTACCAGGTGCTGTCCGAGTTTTCCAACGACTGGCCCCAGCAACAGCTCGCCAAGATCGCAAAATCTCTGGACGTACCGTTGCTAGATCTTCTTCCCTCGCAGCGTCGTGCCAAGGGAGCGCTCTACTACGATCATTGCCATCATTCGCCACGGGGTGCCCGACTTGCAGCCGTGGAGATCACAGAGTTCTTGGCAACTCAGGTGTTGAACGACGAACCCTGA
- a CDS encoding aminopeptidase P family protein: MGINRELALEQCQPEKELAFSIEEFQNRLQRIRARMESDGIDVLWLMAPESLYYVSGYKCIWYQAQGPKQWPATSGIAIHKERDDFILFDTPSEAIMSRFVTCAKDVRIFPLGGRRDGISFIIDELKSQGWLSSGTVGMEFHSYRPNPVISQRFRDAFESSGMSVADGSDILRDVRWIKSEAEIACIEKAAEITDIGLQAAKNAIRPGVTELDVYGEIAYAMAQAGGENPGITLPVNSGLKANCGHSLASRKVIKAGEQVNVDISGVFNRYHGNAGRSFHVGEPAKDVMEYHRLSAGVFDVIAEIMRPNLPISELVTRTRAYYEEVGIWSDAGWVGGYELGLAFPPDWVGNYVYEMTDTETDKILEPGTVVNFESQFYSPRMSGITYYIDTLLFKADTAYLPLKSPLDLIVVGD, encoded by the coding sequence ATGGGGATCAATCGCGAGCTTGCCCTCGAGCAATGCCAGCCCGAGAAGGAATTGGCGTTCAGCATCGAAGAGTTTCAAAATCGTCTTCAGCGCATTCGTGCGCGAATGGAAAGCGATGGCATTGATGTCTTGTGGCTCATGGCTCCCGAGAGCCTTTACTACGTGAGCGGCTACAAATGCATCTGGTATCAGGCGCAGGGCCCCAAGCAATGGCCGGCCACAAGCGGAATTGCGATTCACAAGGAGCGTGACGACTTCATCCTCTTCGACACGCCCAGCGAAGCCATCATGTCCCGCTTTGTGACGTGCGCGAAGGATGTCCGGATATTCCCGCTGGGGGGGCGTCGCGATGGCATTTCATTCATCATCGACGAACTGAAATCTCAGGGTTGGCTGTCCTCTGGCACGGTCGGAATGGAGTTTCACAGCTACCGGCCCAATCCTGTAATCAGCCAACGCTTCCGGGATGCTTTCGAGAGCAGCGGTATGAGTGTGGCCGACGGTAGCGATATCCTGCGCGATGTTCGTTGGATCAAATCGGAAGCCGAGATCGCGTGTATCGAAAAGGCCGCTGAAATCACCGATATCGGTTTGCAGGCCGCGAAGAATGCAATCCGACCGGGTGTCACCGAACTCGATGTCTACGGCGAGATCGCCTACGCCATGGCGCAGGCGGGCGGCGAGAACCCGGGAATTACGTTGCCGGTGAATTCAGGGCTGAAAGCCAATTGCGGCCATTCGCTTGCCAGTCGCAAAGTCATCAAGGCTGGCGAACAAGTCAATGTCGACATCAGTGGCGTGTTCAATCGCTATCACGGCAACGCCGGACGATCTTTTCATGTCGGCGAGCCCGCCAAGGACGTAATGGAATATCACCGGCTGTCCGCGGGTGTTTTCGATGTGATCGCCGAGATCATGCGTCCCAACCTGCCGATTTCGGAACTCGTGACCAGGACCCGGGCCTATTACGAGGAGGTTGGCATCTGGTCCGATGCTGGTTGGGTCGGCGGTTACGAGCTTGGTCTCGCCTTTCCGCCCGATTGGGTTGGCAATTATGTCTACGAGATGACGGACACCGAGACGGACAAGATTCTAGAACCGGGGACGGTCGTCAATTTCGAGAGCCAGTTCTACTCGCCCCGCATGTCGGGAATTACCTATTACATCGATACACTGTTGTTCAAGGCGGATACTGCGTATCTGCCGCTAAAGTCGCCGCTGGATCTCATTGTCGTGGGCGATTAG
- a CDS encoding sulfatase, with translation MRAVHCTVIAFALLWIPIQFAQAQSPVASAPPAQLNVLFILADDLGYSDTTLYGTTWFYETPNIRRLASRGMVFRNAYSASPVCSATRASILTGQAPGRLGITAAGGHIERAITKSRFRTPEEIADRPKLKSRKASTPVAATRLGLEVETLAEVLQSAGYATGHFGKWHLGHEPYSPLEQGFDVDIPHWSGPGPAGSYTAPWQFPEELDFEPNIPGEHIEDRLAQEAVAFMEKHKNRPFFINYWAYSTHGPFDAKAILVDKYVKKVHSVNAQRSPIYAAMVQSFDEAVGTLLDALDRLELAEQTIVVFYSDNGGSTYDRIHNVPATSNAPLRGGKGEIYEGGIRVPAVVIWPGHVAPGSKSDALLSSTDWYPTLLEMLNLVKPKGHILDGVSQVPAFLSQSDPRAQLPCFVPHYFLKAGTVPATSMRRGKWKLIRFHHDGDDQRDRFELYDLEADIGERVNLASRHPDRVLALDTEISNYLSRIGAFVPRRNPAYVGSITVDAMK, from the coding sequence ATGCGCGCTGTACACTGCACCGTCATAGCATTTGCACTCCTTTGGATTCCCATCCAGTTCGCCCAAGCGCAGTCCCCCGTCGCCTCCGCCCCCCCTGCGCAATTAAACGTCTTGTTCATCCTGGCCGATGATCTTGGTTACAGCGATACCACTCTCTACGGAACGACCTGGTTCTACGAGACGCCGAACATCAGACGTCTCGCGAGCCGAGGCATGGTCTTCCGCAATGCATACTCGGCGAGCCCCGTCTGCTCCGCGACCCGTGCCAGCATCTTGACTGGGCAGGCACCCGGCCGTCTCGGGATAACAGCAGCGGGCGGGCATATTGAGCGAGCGATCACGAAGTCCAGATTTCGCACACCGGAAGAGATTGCGGACCGGCCCAAATTAAAATCGAGGAAGGCCAGTACCCCGGTCGCGGCAACCCGGCTTGGCCTCGAAGTGGAAACGCTGGCCGAAGTACTTCAGAGTGCGGGTTACGCCACTGGACACTTCGGGAAGTGGCATCTCGGCCATGAGCCCTACAGCCCTCTTGAGCAGGGCTTCGATGTCGACATTCCCCACTGGTCCGGCCCCGGACCCGCGGGTTCGTATACGGCACCTTGGCAATTTCCGGAGGAGTTGGACTTCGAACCCAATATTCCGGGTGAACACATCGAAGATCGACTGGCCCAAGAGGCCGTGGCGTTCATGGAGAAACACAAGAACCGGCCATTCTTTATCAACTATTGGGCGTACTCGACCCATGGACCGTTTGACGCCAAGGCGATCCTGGTCGACAAATACGTCAAGAAAGTTCATTCGGTCAATGCCCAACGGAGTCCGATCTATGCAGCGATGGTTCAGAGCTTCGATGAGGCGGTCGGGACATTACTCGATGCCCTGGATCGACTCGAACTCGCAGAGCAAACGATCGTCGTGTTCTACTCGGACAATGGTGGGAGTACCTATGACCGAATCCACAACGTTCCGGCGACGAGCAACGCACCGCTGCGGGGCGGTAAGGGAGAGATCTACGAAGGCGGAATCCGGGTTCCGGCAGTTGTGATCTGGCCCGGACATGTAGCGCCCGGCAGCAAGAGCGATGCATTGCTGAGCAGTACGGACTGGTATCCCACTCTGCTCGAGATGCTCAACCTGGTCAAACCAAAAGGACACATTCTGGATGGTGTGTCGCAGGTTCCTGCATTCTTGTCCCAGAGCGATCCGCGTGCCCAGCTTCCTTGTTTCGTCCCCCACTATTTTCTGAAAGCCGGGACCGTACCGGCAACTTCGATGCGGCGCGGAAAATGGAAATTGATCCGCTTTCATCACGATGGGGATGACCAGCGCGATCGCTTCGAACTGTATGATCTCGAAGCGGACATCGGCGAGAGGGTGAATCTGGCCAGCCGACATCCAGATCGGGTGCTGGCCCTCGACACAGAGATTTCCAACTACCTGAGCCGCATTGGCGCATTCGTCCCGAGGCGAAACCCGGCGTACGTAGGTTCTATCACGGTGGACGCCATGAAGTAG
- a CDS encoding PEP-CTERM sorting domain-containing protein has product MALIGFVVMLSIAPSLAFSATIQHSATFAAYQPSMFRTDSYSDCIFDPGSSSHGQCYTDETWFGISEVPQFDSELGKLTSVSVEAIFFADVTAGTDGREGYIPNKTYLYLDMDFAIYNGPSIYSSRYTVNDSQDECDPTCSLNWMLNNTIETIFTDDAYLFIGTGTLEVNFQARVDIRGILALFYQEPRLEGTLVTTYTYTPVPEPGTGAMLGAGMLVLSLGRRITHKRTD; this is encoded by the coding sequence GTGGCTCTGATCGGTTTTGTGGTGATGCTGTCGATCGCTCCCTCGCTCGCTTTTTCGGCGACCATTCAGCATTCCGCGACATTTGCGGCGTATCAGCCGAGCATGTTCCGAACCGATTCATATTCCGATTGTATCTTTGACCCCGGTAGTTCATCGCACGGCCAATGCTACACAGACGAAACTTGGTTTGGCATATCTGAAGTGCCGCAATTCGACAGCGAGCTCGGTAAATTGACGAGCGTATCGGTGGAAGCGATTTTTTTTGCCGATGTGACTGCGGGGACAGATGGGCGGGAGGGTTACATACCCAACAAAACATATCTCTATTTGGATATGGACTTCGCGATCTACAATGGCCCGAGCATATACAGCAGTCGTTACACCGTGAACGATTCCCAAGATGAGTGCGATCCCACTTGCAGCTTGAATTGGATGTTGAATAACACCATCGAAACGATCTTCACCGACGACGCCTACCTGTTCATTGGCACGGGAACTCTTGAAGTCAACTTCCAGGCACGTGTTGACATCCGAGGGATCCTTGCGCTGTTCTATCAAGAGCCCCGTTTAGAGGGAACTCTCGTCACGACCTACACCTATACTCCAGTGCCAGAACCAGGAACGGGCGCCATGCTAGGCGCCGGCATGCTAGTGCTGAGTCTGGGGCGGCGGATCACACACAAGCGAACTGACTGA